Proteins from a single region of Halorubrum sp. 2020YC2:
- a CDS encoding BolA family protein, whose protein sequence is MTIEPDAVADLIEEHLPDAVASVTAPRIHNDEDEDAHFAAVVVSPAFEGESLVDQHQRVYDAVGDHMTQSVHALEIKTYTPEAYAEHGDGALAADLREAGLFPVDEA, encoded by the coding sequence ATGACCATCGAACCCGACGCGGTCGCGGACCTCATCGAGGAGCACCTCCCCGACGCGGTCGCCAGCGTGACCGCGCCCCGGATCCACAACGACGAGGACGAGGACGCCCACTTCGCGGCGGTCGTCGTCTCGCCCGCCTTCGAGGGCGAGTCGCTCGTCGACCAGCACCAGCGCGTGTACGACGCGGTGGGCGACCACATGACGCAGTCGGTCCACGCCTTGGAGATCAAGACGTACACCCCCGAGGCGTACGCGGAACACGGCGACGGCGCCCTCGCCGCCGACCTCCGCGAGGCGGGGCTGTTCCCGGTCGACGAGGCCTGA
- a CDS encoding class I SAM-dependent methyltransferase, with protein sequence MGRFQNTGQPDWDWWGRVWPTPGETLRELGLEPGDTAAEIGSGNGYFALPAARVADPGTVYAVDVDASLLAELERLADAQGIANVAGVEGDARDLAGLLPEPVDVGLLLNAFHGIPEPESFVSGISEALAPGGRLVVVNWRDRPRAETRVEGEPRGPPTDLRLSPAATREVVEDAPGDLTLAREVDLPPFHYGLVFER encoded by the coding sequence ATGGGACGATTCCAGAACACGGGGCAGCCGGACTGGGACTGGTGGGGCCGCGTGTGGCCCACGCCGGGCGAGACGCTGCGTGAACTCGGGCTCGAACCCGGGGATACCGCCGCCGAGATCGGCAGCGGGAACGGCTACTTCGCGCTCCCCGCCGCGCGCGTTGCCGACCCCGGGACCGTCTACGCCGTCGACGTCGACGCGAGCCTTCTGGCCGAACTCGAACGCCTCGCGGACGCGCAGGGGATCGCGAACGTCGCGGGCGTCGAGGGCGACGCGCGCGACCTCGCCGGCCTCCTCCCGGAGCCGGTCGACGTCGGCCTCCTCCTGAACGCCTTTCACGGGATTCCGGAGCCGGAGTCGTTCGTATCGGGAATCTCCGAGGCGCTCGCTCCCGGCGGTCGCCTCGTCGTCGTCAACTGGCGCGACCGACCGCGCGCGGAGACGCGGGTCGAGGGGGAGCCGCGCGGGCCGCCCACCGACCTCCGGCTGTCGCCCGCGGCGACCCGCGAGGTCGTCGAGGACGCGCCCGGCGACCTGACGCTCGCTCGCGAGGTCGACCTCCCGCCGTTCCACTACGGACTCGTCTTCGAGCGGTAG
- a CDS encoding DUF1028 domain-containing protein — protein sequence MPARPSTFSIAARDPETGAVGVAVQSKFVGVGAVVPFVSADAGAVATQSFANVAYGPDGLDLLREGRAPAEAIDRLTADDDEAPSRQVGIVGVDPDDSPAAFTGEECHDHAGDRQGDHYTVQGNILENADTLDAMAEAFEATDGGLPERLIAALHAGNGAGGDKRGEQAAALYVAKPEGGYDGRNDRWVDVRVDDHERPIEELERVFKIYDVTLLEREAPDETRELTGEAAVSVQSSLAALGFYDGEPTAEFGGDARDALESFRGMNNFENHSLPVLEDALARGWEGTGESDGSADSGASATDPDASATDPETRLVDAIWRGLSRLDRV from the coding sequence ATGCCAGCTCGACCCTCGACCTTCTCGATCGCCGCCCGGGACCCGGAGACGGGCGCGGTCGGCGTCGCCGTCCAGTCGAAGTTCGTCGGCGTCGGCGCCGTCGTCCCGTTCGTGAGCGCGGACGCGGGCGCGGTCGCCACGCAGAGCTTCGCGAACGTCGCCTACGGTCCCGACGGTCTCGACCTGCTCCGCGAGGGCCGCGCGCCCGCCGAGGCGATCGACCGACTCACGGCCGACGACGACGAGGCGCCCTCGCGTCAGGTCGGGATCGTCGGCGTCGACCCCGACGACTCCCCCGCGGCGTTCACGGGCGAGGAGTGTCACGACCACGCCGGCGACCGGCAGGGCGACCACTACACGGTTCAGGGGAACATCTTGGAGAACGCCGACACCCTCGACGCGATGGCCGAGGCGTTCGAGGCGACCGACGGCGGCCTCCCGGAGCGGCTGATCGCGGCGCTCCACGCGGGCAACGGGGCCGGGGGCGACAAACGCGGCGAGCAGGCCGCGGCGCTGTACGTCGCGAAGCCCGAGGGCGGCTACGACGGGAGGAACGACCGCTGGGTCGACGTGCGCGTCGACGACCACGAGCGCCCGATCGAGGAGCTAGAGCGGGTGTTCAAGATCTACGACGTGACCCTCCTCGAACGCGAGGCGCCCGACGAGACCCGAGAACTGACCGGTGAGGCGGCCGTCTCGGTCCAGTCGTCGCTCGCGGCCCTCGGGTTCTACGACGGGGAGCCGACCGCCGAGTTCGGCGGCGACGCCCGCGACGCGCTGGAGTCGTTCCGCGGCATGAACAACTTCGAGAACCACTCGCTGCCGGTCTTGGAGGACGCGCTCGCGAGGGGGTGGGAAGGGACCGGCGAATCGGACGGATCGGCGGACTCGGGCGCTTCTGCGACGGACCCCGACGCCTCCGCGACGGACCCGGAGACGCGGCTGGTCGACGCGATCTGGCGCGGGCTCTCGCGGCTCGACCGCGTCTGA
- a CDS encoding nucleotide exchange factor GrpE, which translates to MSDDDAVDVETPDAEGDAARTNGTAEATAEEGSAESADGGPADGDARRDEEALAAAVAEHDAALAREVAAMEADLAEARAALRERDEEAEELKSKLARVKADFSNYKERAKRKQDEIRERASEALVERLAPVRNDLLRALDQEEGSDLRPGVESTLEKFDEVLAEEGVESIAPEPGEEVDPARHQVMLRVDSDRPEGTVHEVYEPGYEMGDRVLSEAKVTVSTGDGE; encoded by the coding sequence ATGAGCGACGACGACGCCGTCGATGTCGAGACCCCCGACGCCGAGGGCGACGCCGCGAGAACGAACGGCACGGCGGAGGCGACCGCCGAGGAAGGGAGCGCCGAGTCGGCCGACGGCGGGCCCGCCGACGGCGACGCCCGCCGAGACGAGGAGGCGCTCGCGGCGGCCGTCGCGGAACACGACGCGGCGCTCGCGCGCGAGGTCGCGGCCATGGAGGCGGACCTCGCGGAGGCCCGAGCGGCGCTCCGCGAGCGCGACGAGGAGGCGGAGGAGCTGAAGAGCAAGCTCGCCCGCGTGAAGGCGGACTTCAGCAACTACAAGGAGCGCGCGAAGCGGAAGCAAGACGAGATCCGCGAGCGCGCCTCGGAGGCGCTCGTCGAGCGGCTCGCCCCGGTCCGGAACGACCTCCTGCGCGCGCTCGACCAAGAGGAGGGGAGCGACCTCCGCCCCGGCGTCGAGTCGACGTTAGAGAAGTTCGACGAGGTGCTCGCGGAGGAGGGCGTCGAGTCGATAGCGCCGGAGCCGGGCGAGGAGGTCGACCCCGCGCGCCACCAGGTGATGCTCCGCGTCGACAGCGACCGGCCCGAGGGGACGGTCCACGAGGTGTACGAGCCGGGGTACGAGATGGGCGACCGCGTGCTGAGCGAGGCGAAGGTGACCGTCAGCACCGGCGACGGTGAGTAG
- the surE gene encoding 5'/3'-nucleotidase SurE, whose amino-acid sequence MTVDRILLTNDDGVDAAGLRALYDALATEYAVTVVAPADDQSSVGRRLSADAAVDDHELGYVVEGTPVDCVVAGLDELVPEADLVVAGCNEGANLGAYTLGRSGTVSAAVEAAFFGVPAVATSMYVPGGDDWWKREFEGADFAHAARATEFLVDEAAGAGVFERADYLNVNAPIADADRAPLRVTTPSTWYGMHAERNGDGRVGFSDPIWGRMNDGDVPDDVGTDRRAVVDGEVSVSPLSVPHAAEPNAGLDELIDGYEAAVRS is encoded by the coding sequence ATGACCGTCGACCGGATCCTGTTGACCAACGACGACGGCGTCGACGCCGCGGGGCTGCGCGCGCTGTACGACGCGCTGGCGACCGAGTACGCGGTGACCGTCGTCGCGCCGGCCGACGACCAGTCCTCGGTCGGGCGGCGCCTCTCGGCCGACGCCGCCGTCGACGACCACGAGCTCGGGTACGTCGTCGAGGGCACCCCCGTCGACTGCGTCGTCGCGGGGCTGGACGAACTCGTCCCCGAGGCGGACCTGGTCGTCGCCGGCTGTAACGAGGGCGCGAACCTCGGCGCCTACACGCTCGGGCGGTCCGGGACCGTCTCGGCCGCGGTCGAGGCGGCGTTCTTCGGCGTGCCAGCGGTCGCGACGTCGATGTACGTGCCCGGCGGCGACGACTGGTGGAAGCGGGAGTTCGAGGGCGCCGACTTCGCGCACGCGGCCCGCGCGACGGAGTTCCTCGTCGACGAGGCGGCCGGCGCCGGGGTGTTCGAGCGCGCGGACTACCTCAACGTCAACGCGCCCATCGCGGACGCGGACCGCGCGCCGCTCCGCGTCACGACGCCCTCGACGTGGTACGGGATGCACGCGGAGCGGAACGGCGACGGCCGCGTCGGCTTCTCGGACCCGATCTGGGGCCGGATGAACGACGGCGACGTGCCGGACGACGTCGGGACCGACCGCCGGGCCGTCGTCGACGGCGAGGTGTCCGTCTCGCCGCTTTCGGTGCCGCACGCGGCCGAGCCGAACGCGGGCCTCGACGAGCTGATCGACGGCTACGAGGCGGCGGTTCGGTCTTGA
- a CDS encoding DUF5798 family protein yields MGFGDTAKKIQTLADRAERTYKKISELRDEVDETQETVIDTSERVKTLENEMAEQRAVLDAVAREVGVDLERVSTEAHITDAEESAAGGDSDDDAVDADPA; encoded by the coding sequence ATGGGATTCGGGGACACCGCGAAGAAGATCCAGACGCTGGCCGACCGCGCGGAGCGCACCTACAAGAAGATCAGCGAGCTCCGCGACGAGGTGGACGAGACGCAGGAGACGGTGATAGACACCTCCGAGCGCGTCAAGACGCTCGAAAACGAGATGGCCGAACAGCGCGCCGTCCTCGACGCCGTCGCCAGGGAGGTCGGGGTCGACTTAGAGCGCGTGAGCACCGAGGCGCACATCACCGACGCCGAGGAGTCGGCGGCCGGGGGCGACTCGGACGACGACGCGGTCGACGCGGACCCCGCTTAA
- a CDS encoding acetyltransferase, with protein sequence MTDDDAAATPADPDAPRDDADSPRSDRLDRFPTPGARNSLWSWPDAKSPLAVVRNYVVIVLARICPSLRLKNRLLRSIGVTVGTGVAWGLESTPDVFWPERIRVDDDAIIGYDATLLCHEFLHEEYRLGDVVVEEEAMVGAGAVVLPGVTVGEGARVAANSLVAADVPPGATVAGVPAEVVSRAGEGAGDD encoded by the coding sequence GTGACAGACGACGACGCGGCCGCGACGCCCGCGGATCCGGACGCGCCGCGCGACGACGCCGACTCGCCCCGGAGCGACCGCCTCGACCGGTTCCCGACGCCGGGCGCGCGCAACTCCCTGTGGTCGTGGCCGGACGCGAAGTCGCCGCTCGCGGTCGTCCGCAACTACGTGGTCATCGTGCTCGCGCGGATCTGCCCGAGCCTCCGGCTGAAGAACCGGCTGCTGCGGTCGATCGGCGTCACGGTCGGCACGGGGGTCGCGTGGGGGCTGGAGTCGACCCCGGACGTGTTCTGGCCCGAGCGGATCCGCGTCGACGACGACGCGATAATCGGCTACGACGCCACGCTGCTGTGCCACGAGTTCCTCCATGAGGAGTACCGGCTGGGCGACGTGGTCGTCGAGGAGGAGGCGATGGTCGGCGCGGGCGCGGTCGTCCTCCCCGGGGTCACCGTCGGGGAGGGCGCGCGCGTCGCGGCGAACTCGCTCGTCGCGGCGGACGTGCCGCCGGGCGCGACCGTCGCGGGCGTCCCCGCCGAGGTGGTCTCCCGGGCGGGGGAAGGCGCCGGCGACGATTAA
- the purD gene encoding phosphoribosylamine--glycine ligase, which produces MTETVLLVGGGGREHAIARAVADDCALYACASVRNPGIRRLADGFEAIAETDTDAVAAYATEVGADLAVIGPESALEAGVADALDDAGVYAFGPRADEARLETDKAYQREFMEEHAVPGCPDYAVFDDVEAACEYIDEYEGDLAVKPAGLTGGKGVKVIGDQVTAAEAKEYLRDSDYDRVVLEERLVGEEFTIQAFVANGDVRTTPAVQDHKRAYEGDEGPNTGGMGSYSDTGLSLPFMAGGDYDAAVDVLDAVVDALPDYKGVLYGQFMLTDEGPKVVEFNARFGDPEAMNTLPVLDTPFVDVLAAARDGESLPELSFSGEATVCKYAVPDGYPTDPDAGAEIAVDEESAGDALLYYASVDERDGRLYTTTSRAFAVVGRGDSIAAAEAQAEDALTAAGDRVRIRHDIGTADLVRRRIDHMDDLRS; this is translated from the coding sequence ATGACGGAGACCGTACTCTTAGTGGGGGGCGGCGGCCGCGAACACGCGATCGCCCGCGCGGTGGCGGACGACTGCGCGCTGTACGCCTGCGCGAGCGTTCGGAACCCGGGGATCCGACGGCTCGCGGACGGGTTCGAGGCGATAGCGGAGACCGACACCGACGCGGTCGCGGCGTACGCGACCGAGGTCGGCGCTGACCTCGCGGTCATCGGGCCGGAGTCGGCGCTGGAGGCCGGAGTCGCGGACGCGCTCGACGACGCCGGCGTCTACGCGTTCGGCCCGCGGGCCGACGAGGCGCGCTTGGAGACGGACAAGGCGTACCAGCGCGAGTTCATGGAGGAGCACGCGGTCCCGGGCTGTCCCGACTACGCGGTGTTCGACGACGTCGAGGCCGCCTGCGAGTACATCGACGAGTACGAGGGCGACCTCGCGGTCAAGCCCGCCGGCCTCACCGGCGGCAAGGGCGTGAAGGTGATAGGCGATCAGGTGACCGCGGCGGAGGCCAAGGAATACCTCCGCGACTCCGACTACGACCGCGTCGTCCTCGAAGAGCGGCTCGTGGGCGAGGAGTTCACGATCCAGGCGTTCGTCGCGAACGGCGACGTGCGGACGACGCCCGCGGTTCAGGACCACAAGCGCGCCTACGAGGGCGACGAGGGGCCGAACACCGGCGGGATGGGGTCGTACTCCGACACGGGACTCTCGCTGCCGTTCATGGCCGGGGGCGACTACGACGCCGCCGTCGACGTGTTGGACGCGGTCGTCGACGCGCTCCCCGACTACAAGGGGGTCCTCTACGGGCAGTTCATGCTCACCGACGAGGGGCCGAAGGTGGTGGAGTTCAACGCGCGCTTCGGGGACCCCGAGGCGATGAACACGCTGCCCGTCCTCGACACGCCGTTCGTCGACGTGCTCGCCGCCGCGCGCGACGGCGAGTCGCTCCCGGAACTCTCCTTCTCGGGCGAGGCGACCGTCTGTAAGTACGCGGTGCCCGACGGCTACCCGACAGACCCGGACGCGGGCGCCGAGATCGCGGTCGACGAGGAGAGCGCGGGCGACGCGCTCCTCTACTACGCGAGCGTCGACGAGCGCGACGGCCGGCTGTACACCACAACGTCGCGGGCGTTCGCCGTCGTCGGCCGCGGCGACTCCATCGCGGCCGCCGAGGCGCAGGCCGAGGACGCGCTGACGGCCGCCGGCGATCGCGTCCGCATCCGTCACGACATCGGCACGGCCGACCTCGTCCGGCGGCGGATCGACCACATGGACGACCTCCGGAGCTAA
- a CDS encoding thioredoxin domain-containing protein, whose protein sequence is MSQPTERNRLDGEASPYLRQHADNPVNWQPWGDEAFERAREHDVPVFVSIGYSSCHWCHVMAEESFEDESVAEAMNESFVPVKVDREERPDVDSTFMTVCQLVTGGGGWPLSAWCTPEGKPFYVGTYFPPEPRRNQPGFRDLCERIAGSWSDPEQREEMKRRADQWAESARDELESVPTPEAPGPDGEGGASPPGDDLLDAAAAAALRGYDDEYGGFGSGGAKFPMPGRIDLLMRAYARTGRDALLSAATGTLDGMARGGMYDQVGGGFHRYAVDREWTVPHFEKMLYDNAELPMAYLDGYRLTGDPFYARVASESLAFLDRELRHDEGGFFSTLDARSRPPASRRDDGESDGAADGGATEDVEGAFYVWTPEEVDAVLDEPAASLAKERYGIRPGGNFERGTTVPTIAASVEGVAADRDRSPEEVREALTDARTALFDARESRPRPARDEKVLAAWNGRAISAFARAGDPLGEPYADIAREALSFCRDRLYDAESETGALARRWLDGDVRGPGYLDDYAFLARGALDVYAATGDPEPLGFALELAEDLVDEFYDADDGTIYFTRDPDDDGDESGGDDAGPLIARPQEFTDRSTPSSLGVAAETLALLDGFRTDGAFREIAERVVTTHADRIRGGPLEHASLVRAADLVETGGIEVTIAADEVPGEWRETLGERYLSGALVAPRPATDAGLDEWLDRLGAAGAPPIWADRDATDGEATAYVCQGFTCSPPRTDLDAALEWLGTRESAE, encoded by the coding sequence ATGTCACAGCCGACCGAGCGGAACCGCCTCGACGGGGAGGCGAGTCCCTACCTCCGACAGCACGCCGACAACCCCGTCAACTGGCAGCCGTGGGGCGACGAGGCGTTCGAGCGCGCCCGCGAGCACGACGTGCCCGTGTTCGTCTCTATCGGCTACTCCTCCTGTCACTGGTGTCACGTCATGGCCGAGGAGAGCTTCGAGGACGAGTCGGTCGCGGAGGCGATGAACGAGTCGTTCGTCCCGGTCAAGGTCGACCGGGAGGAGCGCCCGGACGTCGACAGCACGTTCATGACCGTCTGCCAGCTCGTCACCGGCGGCGGCGGATGGCCCCTCTCCGCGTGGTGTACGCCCGAGGGGAAGCCCTTCTACGTCGGGACCTACTTCCCGCCCGAGCCGCGCCGGAACCAGCCCGGCTTCCGCGACCTCTGCGAGCGGATCGCCGGCTCGTGGAGCGACCCCGAGCAGCGCGAGGAGATGAAGCGGCGCGCCGACCAGTGGGCCGAGAGCGCGCGCGACGAGCTGGAGTCGGTGCCGACGCCGGAGGCGCCGGGCCCGGACGGGGAGGGCGGCGCCTCGCCGCCCGGCGACGACCTGCTCGACGCGGCCGCCGCGGCCGCGCTGCGCGGCTACGACGACGAGTACGGCGGCTTCGGGAGCGGCGGCGCGAAGTTCCCGATGCCCGGCCGGATCGACCTGCTCATGCGGGCGTACGCGCGGACCGGCCGCGACGCGCTCCTGTCGGCCGCGACGGGCACCCTCGACGGGATGGCCCGCGGCGGGATGTACGATCAGGTCGGCGGGGGGTTCCACCGCTACGCCGTCGACCGGGAGTGGACCGTCCCCCACTTCGAGAAGATGCTGTACGACAACGCCGAGCTACCGATGGCCTACCTCGACGGCTACCGGCTCACGGGCGACCCGTTCTACGCCCGCGTCGCGAGCGAGTCGCTCGCGTTCCTCGACCGCGAGCTCCGCCACGACGAGGGGGGCTTCTTCAGCACCCTCGACGCGCGGAGCCGACCGCCCGCGAGCCGGCGGGACGACGGCGAGTCCGACGGGGCGGCGGACGGAGGCGCGACCGAGGACGTCGAGGGCGCCTTCTACGTCTGGACCCCGGAGGAGGTGGACGCCGTCCTCGACGAGCCGGCGGCGTCGCTCGCGAAGGAGCGGTACGGGATCCGGCCCGGCGGTAACTTCGAGCGCGGCACGACCGTCCCGACGATAGCCGCGTCGGTCGAGGGGGTGGCCGCCGACCGCGACCGCTCGCCCGAGGAGGTCCGCGAGGCGCTGACCGACGCGCGCACGGCGCTGTTCGACGCCCGCGAGTCGCGGCCGCGCCCCGCCCGCGACGAGAAGGTGCTGGCCGCGTGGAACGGGCGAGCGATCTCCGCGTTCGCGAGGGCCGGCGACCCCCTCGGAGAACCGTACGCCGACATCGCGCGCGAGGCGCTCTCCTTCTGTCGCGACCGGCTCTACGACGCCGAGAGCGAGACCGGCGCGCTCGCCCGGCGCTGGCTCGACGGCGACGTGCGGGGACCGGGGTACCTCGACGACTACGCGTTCCTCGCGCGCGGCGCGCTCGACGTCTACGCCGCGACCGGCGACCCGGAGCCGCTCGGGTTCGCGCTGGAGTTAGCCGAGGACCTCGTCGACGAGTTCTACGACGCCGACGACGGGACGATCTACTTCACGCGGGACCCGGACGACGACGGGGACGAGTCGGGCGGCGACGACGCCGGCCCCCTCATCGCGCGGCCGCAGGAGTTCACCGACCGGTCGACGCCGTCGAGCCTCGGCGTCGCGGCCGAGACGCTCGCGCTCCTCGACGGGTTCCGGACCGACGGGGCGTTCCGCGAGATCGCCGAGCGCGTCGTGACCACCCACGCCGACCGGATCCGCGGCGGGCCGCTGGAACACGCCTCGCTCGTCCGGGCGGCGGACCTCGTCGAGACCGGCGGGATCGAAGTGACGATCGCCGCCGACGAGGTGCCGGGCGAGTGGCGCGAGACGCTCGGGGAGCGATACCTGTCGGGCGCCCTCGTCGCGCCGCGCCCCGCGACGGACGCGGGACTCGACGAGTGGCTCGACCGCCTCGGCGCGGCCGGGGCCCCGCCGATCTGGGCGGACCGCGACGCGACCGACGGCGAGGCGACCGCCTACGTCTGTCAGGGGTTCACGTGCTCGCCGCCGCGGACCGACCTCGACGCGGCGCTGGAGTGGCTGGGGACGCGAGAGTCGGCCGAGTAG
- a CDS encoding geranylgeranyl reductase family protein, whose protein sequence is MHDFVVVGAGPPGSRFARRAAEAGRDVVAFEKGTVGEPLACSGHVSEDVWEYVPEGARDELLENRVYGARFHVGGPGSRAYPFYKREPVSNVIDRVGLDRTLADRAREAGADVRENHTVVGVEERSDRVVVEVRTPADDVERVEARMVAGCDGPTSRVRRALDLPEPDELLHGVLGFDDERDAGDRVDVHLTAPTFFAWRIPRGDAGVEYGLAAPPSEDVSGRFDRLTDAYGATTDRRCSGAIPVGPPAETTSDRGFLIGDAAAQTKPFTGGGILYGMRAADVAAAAIDPRDPSTLADYESGWRDELATEIRLGKAIRRCYSLPEPVQRVGLRALSGEIGVHMDEPSSFFSASNLRALFSRSDPPE, encoded by the coding sequence ATGCACGATTTCGTCGTCGTGGGCGCGGGACCGCCCGGCTCCCGGTTCGCCCGGCGCGCGGCCGAGGCGGGGCGCGACGTGGTCGCCTTCGAGAAGGGGACGGTGGGCGAGCCGCTCGCCTGCTCCGGGCACGTCTCCGAGGACGTATGGGAGTACGTCCCCGAGGGCGCCCGCGACGAGCTCCTCGAGAACCGGGTGTACGGCGCCCGCTTCCACGTCGGCGGACCGGGCTCCCGGGCGTATCCCTTCTACAAGCGAGAGCCGGTGTCGAACGTGATCGACCGCGTCGGACTCGACCGGACCCTCGCGGACCGCGCGCGCGAGGCCGGCGCCGACGTGCGAGAGAACCACACGGTCGTCGGCGTCGAGGAGCGGTCCGACCGGGTCGTCGTCGAGGTCCGGACGCCCGCGGACGACGTGGAGCGGGTCGAGGCGCGGATGGTCGCCGGCTGCGACGGGCCGACCTCGCGGGTGCGCCGCGCGCTCGACCTGCCGGAGCCGGACGAACTGCTCCACGGCGTTCTCGGGTTCGACGACGAGCGCGACGCCGGCGACCGCGTCGACGTCCACCTCACCGCGCCGACGTTCTTCGCGTGGCGGATCCCCCGCGGCGACGCCGGCGTCGAGTACGGGCTGGCGGCGCCGCCGAGCGAGGATGTCTCGGGGCGGTTCGACCGGCTCACCGACGCGTACGGCGCGACGACGGACCGGCGCTGCTCGGGGGCGATCCCCGTGGGACCGCCGGCGGAGACGACGAGCGACCGCGGCTTCCTGATCGGGGACGCCGCCGCGCAGACGAAGCCGTTCACCGGCGGCGGCATCCTCTACGGGATGCGCGCGGCCGACGTCGCCGCCGCGGCGATCGACCCGCGCGATCCCTCGACGCTCGCGGACTACGAGTCCGGGTGGCGCGACGAACTCGCCACGGAGATCCGGCTCGGGAAGGCGATCCGGCGGTGTTACTCCCTGCCCGAACCGGTCCAGCGGGTCGGGCTGCGGGCGCTGTCCGGGGAGATCGGCGTCCACATGGACGAGCCGTCGTCGTTCTTCTCGGCGTCGAACCTCCGCGCGCTGTTCTCGCGGAGTGACCCGCCGGAATAA
- a CDS encoding TRAM domain-containing protein, which produces MVEITDFLACLYTGRVESRGDEYVVTVPASEIEHGSVSVGETYRIAVLDRAGPSDDASATSGDGEAASVPDADGGSGQAPSDDGNRPTSRGAAGAVQPDPPVSEGEVRDVTIETLGDKGDGIAKIERGYVVIVPDAEPGEEPTVEITSVRENVSFANVVEE; this is translated from the coding sequence ATGGTCGAAATCACGGATTTCCTCGCGTGTCTGTACACCGGTCGGGTGGAATCGCGTGGCGACGAGTACGTCGTCACGGTTCCCGCCTCGGAGATCGAACACGGTAGCGTGAGCGTCGGAGAGACGTATCGGATCGCCGTTCTGGACCGCGCCGGACCGAGCGACGACGCGTCCGCAACGAGCGGCGACGGCGAGGCGGCGTCCGTGCCCGACGCCGACGGCGGTTCCGGCCAAGCCCCGTCGGACGACGGGAACCGGCCCACCTCGCGCGGCGCGGCCGGCGCCGTCCAGCCGGACCCGCCCGTCTCGGAGGGAGAGGTCCGCGACGTGACGATCGAGACGCTGGGCGACAAGGGCGACGGGATCGCGAAGATCGAGCGCGGCTACGTCGTCATCGTCCCCGACGCAGAGCCCGGCGAGGAGCCGACCGTCGAGATCACGAGCGTCCGCGAGAACGTCTCGTTCGCGAACGTCGTCGAGGAGTAG